A window of the Arenibacter algicola genome harbors these coding sequences:
- the hemH gene encoding ferrochelatase, whose protein sequence is MKGVLLVNLGSPDSPTPKDVKPYLDEFLMDERVIDVPNWLRNIIVRGIILQTRPKKSAEAYQKIWWEEGSPLIVISERFADKVKEQSEIPVALGMRYGSMTIKNALGELSEKGVDEVLLVPLYPHYAMSSYETVVVKTMEVKDEFFPKIKITTLPAFYNNKDYIEVLSESIAAGLKGFEYDHILFSYHGIPERHIRKSDPTKFHCKIDESCCKTNSVAHHTCYRHQCYEMTEKVKEYLGLSNDKVSLSFQSRLPNDPWLKPYTDFEFERFGKEGIKRLAVITPAFVADCLETLEEIAMEGKHQFQEAGGEDYKHIPCLNDNEEWVNLMVKWIGDWQTKETLPV, encoded by the coding sequence ATGAAAGGAGTTTTGTTGGTAAACCTAGGTTCCCCGGATAGTCCCACACCTAAGGATGTTAAGCCCTATTTGGACGAGTTTTTAATGGACGAAAGAGTTATAGATGTCCCCAATTGGTTGAGGAATATTATAGTGCGGGGCATTATTCTGCAAACTAGGCCTAAAAAATCGGCCGAGGCCTATCAAAAGATTTGGTGGGAAGAGGGATCTCCCTTAATAGTAATCTCCGAACGATTTGCCGACAAGGTAAAAGAGCAAAGTGAAATTCCGGTGGCCCTGGGAATGCGTTATGGCAGTATGACGATAAAGAATGCCTTGGGGGAGCTGTCCGAAAAAGGGGTAGACGAGGTGCTTTTGGTTCCATTGTATCCACATTACGCCATGTCTTCCTATGAAACCGTGGTGGTAAAGACCATGGAGGTCAAGGATGAGTTTTTTCCCAAGATAAAAATTACAACCCTTCCAGCGTTTTACAATAACAAGGATTATATTGAAGTACTTTCAGAAAGTATTGCAGCGGGGCTAAAAGGTTTTGAATATGATCATATTTTATTTTCATATCACGGTATTCCCGAAAGGCATATTAGAAAGTCCGACCCCACAAAATTTCATTGCAAGATAGATGAAAGTTGCTGTAAGACCAATTCGGTGGCGCATCATACCTGCTATCGTCATCAGTGTTATGAGATGACCGAGAAAGTAAAGGAATATCTTGGACTTTCCAATGATAAAGTTAGTCTTTCCTTTCAGTCCCGATTGCCGAACGATCCTTGGTTGAAGCCCTATACCGACTTTGAATTTGAGCGTTTTGGGAAAGAGGGTATTAAGCGTTTGGCGGTAATTACCCCGGCCTTTGTTGCGGATTGTTTGGAAACCTTGGAAGAGATTGCCATGGAAGGCAAACATCAGTTCCAGGAAGCTGGAGGGGAAGATTATAAGCATATTCCCTGTCTTAACGATAACGAGGAATGGGTAAATTTAATGGTAAAGTGGATCGGGGATTGGCAGACTAAGGAAACCCTTCCTGTGTAA
- a CDS encoding MATE family efflux transporter has translation MAKVSSEQLGREPIGKLLVKQAVPASIGILVMSLNVLVDSIFVGNWIGSIAIAAINVVLPVSFFIAALGMAIGIGGSSIISRALGENNKEKALKTFGNQISLTLLVTIVMVILGLYYVNSLIPAFGGKGDIFGPAKIYYIIVLYGVPFLALCMMGNTVIRAEGKPRFAMNAMIIPSVGNLLMDYIFIYVFDWGMEGAAWATTIGYFLCFAYILYFFLSKNSELKLNWSHFGFDRPILKEIGALGFVTLSRQAVISLIYLLMNNILFGLGGEAMIAVYAIIARMLMFALFPVFGVTQGFLPIAGFNYGAKKYQRVRESINTAILYAAGLAFVVFVGLMIFPAEIAALFLSNQPDMSASELAMNSYVLEHTPSAMRWVFAATPIIAVQLIGAAYFQAIGKAVPALLLTLSRQGFFFIPLILILPNYLGELGVWISFPIADVLATFVTGYFLRKEVRATLVEKHE, from the coding sequence ATGGCCAAGGTTTCCTCAGAACAGTTGGGTAGAGAACCTATAGGGAAATTGCTGGTAAAACAGGCGGTACCGGCTTCAATAGGTATTTTGGTCATGTCACTTAACGTTCTGGTCGATTCTATTTTCGTGGGTAACTGGATCGGTTCCATAGCCATTGCTGCCATCAATGTAGTACTTCCGGTTTCCTTTTTTATAGCGGCCCTTGGCATGGCCATTGGTATTGGAGGTTCCAGTATTATTTCACGTGCCTTGGGTGAAAACAATAAGGAAAAGGCCTTAAAGACATTTGGAAATCAAATTAGCCTGACACTTCTGGTTACCATTGTTATGGTGATTTTGGGGCTATATTATGTAAATAGCCTTATTCCGGCCTTTGGTGGCAAAGGGGATATTTTTGGACCTGCAAAGATATATTATATCATTGTGCTTTACGGGGTTCCATTTTTGGCCCTATGCATGATGGGGAATACCGTGATTAGGGCGGAAGGTAAGCCTAGATTTGCCATGAATGCCATGATAATTCCCTCGGTGGGGAACTTATTGATGGATTATATCTTTATCTATGTTTTTGACTGGGGAATGGAAGGGGCAGCTTGGGCCACCACCATTGGGTATTTTCTTTGTTTTGCCTATATCCTGTATTTTTTTCTTTCGAAAAATTCCGAACTTAAATTGAATTGGTCCCATTTTGGATTCGATCGTCCAATCTTAAAGGAAATTGGGGCTTTGGGATTCGTAACCTTGTCCAGGCAGGCTGTAATAAGTTTAATTTATCTGCTGATGAACAATATCCTGTTTGGACTGGGAGGAGAGGCCATGATTGCTGTCTATGCCATTATTGCACGGATGCTAATGTTTGCACTGTTTCCTGTTTTTGGGGTCACACAAGGCTTCCTGCCTATTGCAGGATTTAATTACGGAGCCAAAAAATACCAAAGGGTACGGGAATCGATCAATACAGCTATACTTTATGCTGCTGGCCTGGCCTTTGTAGTGTTTGTAGGGCTTATGATTTTTCCTGCTGAGATTGCCGCCTTGTTTTTAAGTAACCAGCCAGACATGTCGGCCTCAGAACTGGCCATGAATTCATATGTTTTGGAACACACCCCCTCGGCCATGCGCTGGGTTTTTGCGGCAACGCCCATTATAGCCGTTCAATTGATTGGTGCAGCTTATTTTCAGGCCATTGGGAAAGCAGTACCTGCGCTATTGTTGACCTTGAGTCGACAAGGCTTCTTTTTTATACCGCTCATTTTAATTTTACCAAATTACTTGGGAGAACTAGGAGTATGGATATCTTTTCCAATAGCTGATGTCTTGGCAACTTTTGTAACGGGCTATTTTTTGAGGAAAGAGGTGAGAGCAACCTTGGTGGAAAAGCATGAGTAA
- a CDS encoding CopD family protein, whose translation MTDYYNYIKSLHLIFVVTWFAGLFYIPRLFIYHIEADQKPSPEREILTHQLKLMTKRLWFIITWPSAVLATLFAIWLLFLYPAWLQQPWMHIKLVFVLLLIIYHLKNHQIFKQLQRDEVKYTSKFMRIWNEGATLILFAVVFLVILKGTFNWIFGVVGIIVLGVLLMLGIRLYKRIREKNPEA comes from the coding sequence ATGACCGACTATTACAACTATATTAAATCCTTGCACCTCATTTTTGTAGTTACCTGGTTTGCAGGATTGTTCTATATCCCTCGTTTGTTTATCTATCATATCGAAGCCGATCAAAAACCGTCACCAGAGAGGGAAATCCTAACCCATCAACTAAAGTTGATGACCAAGAGATTATGGTTTATCATTACATGGCCGTCTGCCGTTCTAGCTACCTTATTTGCCATATGGCTATTGTTTTTGTATCCTGCCTGGTTGCAACAACCGTGGATGCACATAAAACTTGTCTTTGTGCTGTTGCTAATAATCTATCACTTAAAAAACCATCAGATCTTTAAACAGTTGCAGCGCGATGAGGTGAAATACACCTCCAAATTTATGCGCATATGGAACGAAGGAGCTACCTTAATTCTATTTGCAGTGGTTTTTTTGGTAATCTTAAAGGGAACCTTCAATTGGATTTTTGGTGTTGTCGGCATCATTGTACTGGGAGTGCTTTTAATGCTTGGTATAAGGCTCTACAAGCGGATCCGCGAAAAAAATCCAGAGGCTTAA
- a CDS encoding sensor histidine kinase: MIFWVVIAFVLIASVTIYQYSEQNRDYHAERMERKEEQIKQSIDLALQKTTFPVTTENLGHIFRDEIYEIALVQNINFNIYDLEGELIKSSRPKFEVDSISTCLDAEVLNNLASSPNKRYVEQKSAAGYSYQASYTYIDDKRFKHVGILNLPYFEDNSFNDKELKEILLRLTGAYLLLMLLAIGLAYFISKYITRSLQTISDRLNQTDLTKRNEKIIVENPSEEIGKLITSYNEMIDELEISAAKLAKGEREQAWREMAKQVAHEIKNPLTPMRLSVQSFERKFDPNDPDIAKKVSEFSKTLIQQIDTMSSIASAFSNFANMPAQQNETLNVVKIVKMAVDIFDENYIHFSSEEEEIIAKLDRTQLIRVVTNLVKNATQAIVNVDTPHVLVTVYKDGDFVKMTVEDNGVGISMESKDKVFEPKFTTKTSGMGLGLGMVKNIVETYKGTINFTTEPGKGTIFTVRFPIANDGGNT, from the coding sequence ATGATTTTTTGGGTGGTAATTGCATTTGTTTTGATTGCATCGGTCACTATATACCAGTACAGTGAGCAAAATAGGGATTACCATGCAGAACGTATGGAACGTAAGGAGGAACAGATTAAACAGAGCATTGATCTGGCACTTCAAAAGACTACCTTTCCTGTAACAACAGAAAACTTAGGTCATATTTTTCGTGATGAGATCTATGAGATCGCTCTGGTACAGAACATAAATTTTAATATTTATGATCTCGAGGGCGAGCTAATTAAAAGTTCCAGACCCAAGTTTGAGGTAGATTCCATTTCTACCTGTTTGGATGCAGAAGTGTTGAACAATTTGGCTTCCTCCCCGAACAAGAGGTATGTGGAACAAAAATCGGCCGCAGGCTATAGTTATCAGGCGTCCTACACCTATATAGACGACAAAAGGTTTAAACATGTGGGGATTTTAAACCTGCCGTATTTTGAGGACAACTCCTTTAATGACAAGGAGTTAAAGGAAATATTGTTAAGGCTTACAGGAGCATATTTACTTTTGATGCTCTTGGCCATTGGGCTTGCCTATTTTATTTCCAAATATATCACCAGGTCCTTGCAGACCATTTCGGACAGATTAAATCAGACCGATCTAACCAAGAGGAACGAAAAGATCATAGTGGAAAATCCCAGTGAGGAAATTGGAAAATTGATTACCTCCTATAACGAAATGATCGATGAGCTGGAAATAAGTGCTGCAAAATTGGCCAAAGGGGAAAGGGAGCAGGCATGGCGAGAAATGGCAAAACAGGTGGCCCATGAAATTAAGAATCCACTTACTCCCATGCGTCTAAGCGTGCAGAGTTTTGAACGTAAGTTCGACCCTAATGACCCGGACATTGCAAAAAAGGTTTCGGAGTTTTCAAAAACATTGATTCAACAGATAGATACTATGAGTAGTATCGCTTCTGCTTTTTCCAACTTTGCCAATATGCCTGCCCAGCAGAACGAGACCTTAAACGTTGTAAAGATCGTAAAAATGGCAGTGGATATTTTTGATGAAAACTATATTCATTTTTCCTCCGAGGAAGAGGAAATAATTGCCAAATTAGATCGGACACAATTAATAAGGGTCGTTACCAATCTGGTTAAAAATGCCACTCAGGCCATTGTGAATGTAGATACTCCCCATGTTTTGGTAACCGTCTACAAAGATGGGGATTTTGTAAAAATGACAGTGGAGGATAATGGGGTGGGAATCTCAATGGAATCGAAGGACAAGGTGTTCGAACCTAAGTTTACCACAAAGACTAGCGGTATGGGCCTTGGTCTGGGGATGGTAAAAAATATTGTTGAAACCTACAAAGGAACCATCAATTTTACTACCGAACCCGGCAAGGGTACTATTTTTACGGTACGGTTTCCCATCGCCAATGATGGCGGAAATACATAA
- a CDS encoding enoyl-CoA hydratase/isomerase family protein translates to MKYENLLITTDKELAIITINRPTKLNALNKATIEELHYAFKGLEKDKNIKVIILTGSGEKAFVAGADISEFASFSEKEGAKLAAKGQKQLFDFVENLSTPVIAAVNGFALGGGLELAMACHFRVASHNARMGLPEVSLGVIPGYGGTQRLPQLIGRGRAMEMILTASMIDAAKALEFGLVNYVVEQEHLMDLCKKFAGKISNNSPVAISYAIKAINAGFNNSINGFKTEIEAFGSCFGTSDFKEGTTAFLEKRKANFPGA, encoded by the coding sequence ATGAAATACGAAAATTTACTTATTACTACAGACAAGGAGTTGGCCATCATCACCATAAATAGACCAACAAAATTAAATGCACTTAATAAGGCAACCATCGAAGAACTGCACTATGCATTTAAAGGTTTGGAGAAAGATAAAAACATAAAGGTGATAATTTTAACGGGAAGTGGGGAGAAGGCGTTCGTGGCAGGGGCCGATATTTCCGAGTTCGCCAGTTTTTCAGAAAAAGAGGGTGCTAAATTGGCCGCTAAGGGTCAAAAACAATTGTTCGATTTTGTGGAAAACCTTTCCACGCCGGTTATAGCCGCCGTCAACGGATTTGCCTTGGGAGGTGGGTTGGAATTGGCCATGGCCTGCCATTTTAGGGTAGCTAGCCATAATGCCAGAATGGGCCTTCCCGAAGTTTCACTGGGTGTAATACCGGGCTATGGGGGAACACAGAGACTGCCACAGCTTATAGGGAGGGGCAGGGCCATGGAAATGATCTTAACAGCCAGTATGATCGATGCTGCCAAGGCATTGGAGTTCGGTTTGGTCAACTATGTGGTTGAGCAGGAACACCTCATGGATCTTTGTAAGAAATTTGCAGGTAAGATATCGAATAATTCGCCCGTAGCCATTAGTTATGCAATAAAAGCGATAAATGCTGGTTTTAACAATAGTATTAACGGGTTCAAAACGGAAATAGAGGCGTTTGGCAGTTGTTTTGGTACTTCTGATTTCAAGGAGGGAACCACTGCTTTCTTGGAAAAGAGGAAGGCCAATTTTCCGGGTGCTTAG